One genomic region from Portunus trituberculatus isolate SZX2019 chromosome 5, ASM1759143v1, whole genome shotgun sequence encodes:
- the LOC123514142 gene encoding anamorsin-like, whose translation MFGISGGQQVLLVWSQPVDGDDLKSLVEQLKSTVGVGGRVAVENSEMLRSSGHASSSLDHALACVLPPFVAECPADVLAEVLRVLRPGGRLTLRTTDATALRSALTLAGFTSVSPAGNANLTDEQKSDLVTSVVELTCRKPDFEVGSSLRLPGAGSAPAGTWNINLDDDLDLANPDDLLTEEDLARPDPAALKVCGTTGQRKACKNCVCGLKEELEGEEQEKREQDRNNFKSSCGSCYLGDAFRCASCPYLGMPAFKPGDKVKLKDTT comes from the exons ATGTTTGGGATCAGCGGTGGTCAGCAGGTGTTGTTGGTGTGGAGTCAGCCGGTGGATGGCGATGACCTCAAGAGTCTGGTGGAGCAGCTCAAG TCCACGGTGGGAGTGGGTGGTCGTGTGGCGGTGGAGAACTCCGAGATGCTGCGTTCGTCGGGCCACGCATCGAGCTCCCTAGACCACGCCCTGGCCTGCGTGCTGCCTCCCTTCGTGGCAGAGTGTCCTGCTGATGTGCTAGCAGAGGTGCTGCGAGTGCTGCGTCCCGGCGGCCGCCTCACGCTGCGCACCACGGACGCCACTGCCCTGCGCTCCGCCCTCACCCTGGCTGGCTTCACCTCCGTGTCGCCCGCCGGCAACGCAAACCTCACTGATGAGCAGAAGAGTGACCTGGTGACCTCCGTGGTGGAGCTCACCTGCAGGAAGCCAGACTTTGAGGTGGGGTCATCGCTACGGCTGCCTGGAGCCGGGTCAGCGCCAGCTGGGACCTGGAACATTAACCTGGATGATGACCTGGACCTGGCCAACCCCGATGACCTGCTGACGGAGGAGGACCTGGCCCGGCCCGACCCAGCAGCCCTGAAGGTGTGTGGCACAACAGGCCAGCGCAAGGCCTgcaagaactgtgtgtgtggcctgaaggaggagctggagggggaggagcaggagaagagggagcaggACAGGAACAACTTCAAGTCTTCCTGCGGCAGCTGCTACCTTGGCGACGCCTTCCGCTGCGCCTCCTGCCCATACCTCGGCATGCCGGCCTTCAAACCCGGCGATAAGGTCAAACTTAAGGACACCACCTga